The nucleotide sequence GTCAAACCTCATCTCGGCCGAAATCGTAGCGCCTCGGCGACATGCGGCTCGCACACTTTCTCGCAGTCGGCGAGATCGGCGATCGTCCGCGCCACCCGAATGACGTGGTGGTATCCGCCCCCCGAGAGGCTGAGTGATTCCATGGCGGCTCGGATCATCGCTCGCGCCTCGCGGCCTATGTTCCCGTTCGCAATCAGCTGCCGGCCTGACGCCTGCGAATCGCACGTGACGGCTGTTCCGGTGAACCGCACCCGCTGCATCGCTCGACTCAGCTCTACTCGCGCGCGGATGCTCGACGAGGATTCACCGTCGCCAGCGCTCTCGAGCGACTCCGGATGCACCGGCGCAAGCGTGACGTGCATCTCAATTCGGTCCGCCAACGCACCCGAGAGTCGGGACCGATAATTCAGAATCTCTGCCTCACTGCACGTGCACGCCCTCGTCGGATGGCCTAAGTAACAGCAGTTACAGGGGTTTGCCATTCTACCGGTGGTGCCTGACCGCGGTAAAGCCAATTCTCGGTTACCCTCGAGAATTGAGGCACCTAGGGGACCACCTGGTTAAGCGCCGTTTGGACCTCGGGCTGCGGCAGAAAGAGGCGGCCAGGCGACTCGGCGCGGCTAGAGCCTCCGGAACTGGGAGACCAATAGGCGCCGGCTTCATCTCCGGTTTTGTCCGGCCGTGATCGCGTTCCTCGGCTATAACCCTCTGGCCGCAGGTAGGACCGGCGGCGCGGTCGTGTCGCTAGTGTTGCCGATAGCGCAACGCCTCGCCGACGTGCTCGCTCGTGACAGCTTCACTCTCACTGAGGTCAGCAATCGTTCGCGCTACTCGCAGGACGCGGTGATAGGCCCGTGCCGACAAGTGGAGCGACTCCGAGCCCTCGACGAGAAGCCGACGGGCATCCGCGGCAAGGTGGCCTCGCATGAGCAGCCACCGACCGGACGCGTGCGCGTTGCACGTGACCCCTCTGGTCGCGGTATAGCGTAGACGCTGCAGCGCGCGCGCCGCGTCCACGCGGCTCCGAATCACCCTTGAACTCTCTGCCGAGGCGTTCGAATCCAGGTTGACGAGCGGCACTGGCGTCAGCGTGACCTGCATGTCGATGCGATCGGCCAACGGACCGGATAGACGAGATCGGTATTTAGTGATCTCTGATTCCGCGCACATGCACGGTCTTGTCGGGTGACCGAGGTACGAGCAGGGACACGGGTTCATTGCCGCGATGAGCGAGAATCGCGCGGGAAACGCGACGCTCAACGCCGCGCGAGCGATCACGACGCGCCCGTCCTCGAGCGGTTGACGCAGCGCCTCGAGCGCCGC is from Gemmatimonadaceae bacterium and encodes:
- a CDS encoding ATP-binding protein, encoding MANPCNCCYLGHPTRACTCSEAEILNYRSRLSGALADRIEMHVTLAPVHPESLESAGDGESSSSIRARVELSRAMQRVRFTGTAVTCDSQASGRQLIANGNIGREARAMIRAAMESLSLSGGGYHHVIRVARTIADLADCEKVCEPHVAEALRFRPR